The following coding sequences are from one Paenibacillus tundrae window:
- a CDS encoding amino acid adenylation domain-containing protein: MIYSERSISFLDVDHSLIQELRGICRAQDTSMSMMILAAVQVLLHRYSGKDEVDIALIFPRDEAMDYPSLSGEDLKDVISVNTVFTPALPFSKLLTQIHDQFRKIAEQASLCLESWTEGMATTEKCSDNWTMRVFFNIEDALGLVRKEEKQEIQANTLSSLEDSFSTELIWSMTGASCNVQLLSHGNTVDEDKINGMRDHLVSLLAQIAVQPDLDVDTVSFLTPYEKEQLLSEWCAPHLEFPQEQCVHELFDLQAQSTPDAIAVESLDARMSYRELAEASNRLANYLETRGVVPGDHVGIYVSRSVHMAVAKLAVLKCGGAYVPLDISYPVSRLEYMAGQAELGFLIIDEADLELGSDVTKIHLGIEQDSIASQAMTYQQRAHADLLAYVIFTSGSTGFPKGVAIRHRSLTGYLYSIIHALDISSADRVLQFAPISFDATIEEIFPFWLSGATVVFVPDPYRYPDSAFTTYIIEQHISVLSLPTAFWHSWVEDCGEFGFPLPDNLRMVLLNAEQPSMLIYEKWLQLAGDQIRLINTYGPTEATVTTTLFDMSQMKEDYGRIPAGYAIPNARMYVLDERQQLMPPGFAGELYIGGEGVAYGYLQQPDLNRSVFLDNPFEPGSRMYKTGDLVRYHPDGCLEIVGRIDNQVKIRGFRIELGEIEALLSQHPLLKNNVAMVHEFSPDDKRIVLYYVPRMPHTGAVSTEELYAFLKDRLPEYMIPSFWIELDSIPLLPNGKLDRKSLPWPERKHEDSLKLNPSEYRPTERQVLAIWSDVLGLSEIGLHDPFFMLGGHSLLATRIISRIRQSYPIDMTIAEFFERPTIAGLSKLIDSRLLNGNESELRPALLPQSNLAKPEPSFAQKRFWFTHQLHQDSYSDHMPYVWDVKGSLNLDALERAIHQILSRHQILRSKYPNIGGEPGYATVPIAADNSILTYEDKVITRSESLQWMEQEVMRPFDLTLGQLVRMRLFRLGEEEYLLFLNMHHIVSDEWSVQLFVRELGLLYGDYLLGRPTSLEPLKVQYEDYAQVQRQWLSGDVLRRHEEYWVKQLANLTPLSLPTDRSKSKQQNKRSGKTLAFHIEDSLNNDLKRICETVETTLYMTLLSAFNVLLYRYTYQEDIAVGSPITNRNWPETEELIGLFVNTLVLRTHVSPEQSFLDLLAQVKKVSIEAYAHQEYPFEQLVEKLQPERKRETSPLFQVFFALHNTPDEKVIMPNLNMELYEMDFGIAQFDLSLTFKETEHGLTGEWVYDTDLFHEATIVRMKDHLVTLLEAVVAQPQLQLKDISIQSEAEHQLMIQEWNQTERSFPGRVALPELVSLQAMQTPAQTALTFGEDSISYQQLERWSNQLAFRLLEHVQSGDCVALYMERSMEMMVGILGIMKSGCAYVPIDPALPADRISYMLSDSGASLVLCDGSMQVPQDYAGHIMSVPPMETNQKDEERLSFTNLQDLAYIMYTSGSTGRPKGVEITHEALANFAHSMIRLLDFKAGDRIAALTTVSFDIFALEALVPLIAGMEVALASGREQTDVHALNQFLARTSPDWMQLTPSRLQQIWVDEQMEQRLSGMTGIMLGGEALPMALLQQLQSRFQGKIFNLYGPTETTVWSLARDLTHADTVDLGQPIDNTELYILDPYLNPVPIGVAGELHIGGKGLARGYHNLEQLTSEKFIAHPYRSGGRVYKTGDLAKYRADGHVEYLGRADYQVKVRGFRIELHEIEQYMHQHAAVDSMVVTVNEAVPGDKQLVGYFVVKSGLQVTVSELREFARQSLPYYMIPTLWVELESMPLSPSGKINRKALPEPDDSHVTPSNDYVEPTTDLEAMLCQICANVLSLEQVGIHDHFFEIGGHSLKLTQFLFQVEQACHISIPLGDIFDHPTVHELATYIEETHPDWQLTSKPLTAIQREETADIVVDALTEKEVEELLAALLEEDQHLG; encoded by the coding sequence TTGATTTATTCTGAACGGAGCATCTCCTTTCTGGATGTGGATCATTCATTAATACAAGAGCTGCGGGGGATATGCCGGGCACAGGATACCTCTATGAGCATGATGATACTAGCAGCTGTACAGGTTCTCTTACATCGATATTCCGGTAAGGATGAGGTGGATATCGCCCTCATTTTCCCGCGGGATGAAGCAATGGATTACCCTTCGCTTTCTGGAGAGGATTTGAAGGATGTAATTTCGGTAAACACCGTTTTTACACCTGCGCTTCCCTTTTCGAAGCTATTAACTCAAATTCATGATCAATTTAGAAAGATTGCTGAACAAGCAAGCCTTTGCCTGGAGTCGTGGACAGAGGGGATGGCTACAACGGAGAAGTGTTCAGACAATTGGACGATGCGAGTATTTTTTAACATAGAGGATGCGCTAGGGTTAGTCAGAAAAGAGGAGAAGCAAGAAATTCAAGCTAATACGCTATCATCGCTTGAAGACTCGTTCTCCACTGAGCTGATATGGAGTATGACGGGGGCTTCATGTAACGTCCAGCTATTAAGTCATGGTAACACGGTTGATGAGGACAAGATAAACGGTATGCGTGATCATCTTGTATCGTTGCTTGCTCAGATTGCTGTGCAGCCTGACTTGGATGTAGATACCGTATCTTTTCTGACCCCATACGAGAAAGAACAGCTATTATCGGAGTGGTGTGCGCCGCACCTTGAGTTTCCTCAGGAGCAATGTGTGCATGAGCTTTTCGACCTTCAAGCCCAGAGCACACCGGATGCGATAGCGGTGGAATCACTGGATGCCCGCATGAGCTATCGTGAGCTTGCAGAGGCATCTAACCGGCTAGCGAATTATTTGGAGACCAGGGGTGTGGTTCCCGGCGATCATGTTGGCATATATGTGAGTCGATCCGTACATATGGCTGTGGCCAAGCTGGCTGTTCTGAAATGTGGTGGAGCCTATGTACCACTTGATATCAGTTACCCTGTAAGTCGGCTGGAATATATGGCTGGGCAAGCTGAGCTAGGATTTTTAATTATAGATGAGGCAGACCTCGAACTGGGAAGTGACGTAACCAAGATTCATTTAGGGATAGAACAGGACAGCATTGCTTCTCAAGCTATGACCTACCAACAGAGGGCACACGCTGATCTGCTTGCTTATGTTATTTTCACGTCGGGATCTACCGGATTTCCGAAGGGTGTGGCGATTCGTCACCGCTCATTGACCGGTTATCTGTACTCCATTATTCATGCCTTGGACATATCATCAGCAGATCGAGTTTTACAATTTGCACCGATTAGTTTTGATGCCACGATTGAAGAGATCTTTCCGTTCTGGCTGAGTGGTGCAACGGTTGTATTTGTCCCTGATCCATATCGCTATCCAGATTCAGCCTTTACAACATATATCATCGAACAGCACATCAGCGTATTAAGCTTACCTACTGCGTTCTGGCATAGTTGGGTTGAGGACTGCGGAGAATTCGGATTTCCTTTGCCTGATAACCTGCGCATGGTGCTGCTTAATGCCGAACAACCTTCTATGCTCATTTACGAAAAGTGGCTTCAGCTAGCCGGAGATCAGATCCGGTTGATCAATACGTATGGTCCCACAGAGGCAACGGTTACGACCACATTGTTTGACATGAGCCAGATGAAAGAGGATTATGGCCGCATTCCAGCAGGATACGCTATTCCTAACGCTCGGATGTATGTACTTGATGAGCGTCAGCAACTCATGCCACCTGGGTTTGCCGGGGAGCTTTACATCGGCGGAGAGGGCGTGGCGTATGGTTACTTGCAACAACCTGATCTGAATCGTTCTGTTTTTCTGGACAACCCTTTTGAACCGGGGTCTCGCATGTACAAGACGGGTGATCTAGTACGTTATCATCCCGATGGCTGTCTGGAGATCGTAGGTCGTATCGATAATCAGGTCAAAATTCGGGGATTCCGCATCGAGCTGGGTGAGATCGAAGCTTTATTATCCCAGCATCCTTTATTGAAGAATAATGTAGCGATGGTTCACGAATTTTCGCCGGATGATAAAAGGATTGTGCTCTATTATGTGCCCAGAATGCCCCATACTGGTGCAGTGAGTACAGAGGAACTATATGCTTTTTTGAAAGATCGCTTACCTGAGTATATGATTCCTTCCTTCTGGATTGAGCTAGACAGTATCCCATTGTTGCCTAATGGCAAGCTGGATCGAAAATCACTGCCATGGCCTGAGAGAAAACATGAGGATTCCTTGAAGCTAAACCCCTCGGAATATCGGCCTACGGAGCGACAGGTGCTTGCTATATGGTCTGATGTCCTTGGACTGAGTGAGATTGGGCTACATGATCCGTTTTTCATGCTTGGAGGGCATTCTCTATTAGCTACAAGAATTATTTCTCGTATTCGACAGTCCTATCCTATTGATATGACCATCGCAGAGTTCTTTGAGCGACCAACCATTGCGGGCTTATCAAAGCTTATTGATAGCAGACTGCTGAACGGTAACGAATCGGAGTTACGACCAGCGCTGCTACCCCAATCTAATTTAGCGAAGCCAGAGCCTTCTTTTGCCCAAAAGCGCTTCTGGTTCACACATCAGCTTCATCAGGATTCCTACAGTGATCATATGCCCTATGTATGGGATGTAAAAGGTTCACTGAATCTGGATGCACTGGAACGAGCAATTCATCAGATCCTATCACGGCATCAAATCCTTCGAAGTAAGTATCCGAATATCGGCGGAGAACCTGGTTATGCAACTGTACCTATAGCTGCTGACAATTCAATTCTTACGTATGAAGATAAAGTTATTACTCGTAGTGAATCCCTACAATGGATGGAGCAGGAGGTAATGCGCCCCTTCGATTTGACCTTAGGACAATTAGTTCGTATGCGTTTGTTCCGACTGGGGGAAGAGGAGTACCTGCTGTTCCTCAATATGCATCATATTGTATCTGATGAATGGTCCGTTCAGTTGTTTGTTAGGGAACTAGGTTTGCTGTACGGAGATTACCTGCTGGGCCGTCCTACGTCGCTTGAACCGTTAAAGGTGCAGTATGAAGACTATGCCCAGGTTCAGCGGCAATGGTTAAGTGGCGATGTTCTTCGCAGACATGAGGAATATTGGGTGAAGCAGTTAGCTAATCTGACGCCTTTATCCCTGCCTACAGATAGAAGTAAGTCTAAGCAGCAGAATAAGCGAAGTGGGAAAACACTTGCATTTCATATAGAAGATTCATTAAACAACGATTTGAAGCGTATATGTGAAACGGTAGAAACGACTTTGTATATGACGCTGTTATCTGCTTTCAACGTACTGTTGTATCGCTATACCTATCAGGAAGATATAGCGGTCGGTTCTCCTATTACGAATCGAAACTGGCCTGAGACCGAAGAGCTCATCGGACTTTTTGTGAATACACTTGTTCTCCGCACACATGTCTCGCCAGAGCAGTCATTCTTGGATTTGTTAGCACAGGTGAAGAAGGTATCCATTGAGGCTTATGCCCATCAGGAGTATCCATTCGAGCAACTAGTTGAGAAGCTGCAACCGGAACGGAAGAGAGAGACCTCACCACTCTTTCAAGTGTTTTTTGCACTTCATAACACGCCGGACGAAAAGGTGATTATGCCTAATCTCAATATGGAATTATACGAAATGGATTTTGGCATTGCTCAATTTGATCTATCCCTCACGTTTAAGGAAACCGAGCACGGATTAACGGGGGAATGGGTGTACGATACGGATCTGTTCCATGAAGCAACCATTGTAAGAATGAAGGATCATCTCGTAACACTGCTGGAGGCGGTTGTTGCACAACCTCAGCTCCAATTAAAAGATATTTCAATTCAGTCAGAAGCAGAGCATCAGCTTATGATTCAGGAGTGGAATCAGACGGAACGGAGCTTCCCGGGAAGAGTTGCATTGCCGGAATTGGTCAGTTTGCAGGCTATGCAGACGCCAGCTCAAACGGCGCTTACCTTTGGAGAAGACAGTATATCCTATCAGCAATTAGAGCGCTGGAGTAATCAACTAGCATTTCGATTGCTTGAGCATGTGCAGTCAGGTGACTGTGTCGCTCTGTATATGGAACGTTCCATGGAGATGATGGTTGGCATACTTGGGATTATGAAATCAGGCTGTGCTTATGTTCCTATTGATCCTGCTCTCCCGGCAGATCGGATTAGCTATATGTTAAGCGACAGTGGAGCCAGTCTCGTGTTATGTGATGGTTCGATGCAGGTTCCACAGGATTACGCAGGCCACATCATGTCAGTGCCGCCTATGGAAACGAATCAAAAGGATGAGGAACGTCTTTCATTCACGAACCTGCAGGATTTGGCTTATATCATGTATACCTCGGGTTCGACAGGCAGACCTAAGGGTGTGGAAATCACCCATGAAGCACTTGCTAACTTTGCACATAGCATGATTCGACTGCTTGATTTCAAGGCTGGAGATCGCATTGCTGCGCTAACGACCGTATCATTTGACATATTTGCTCTAGAGGCACTCGTGCCCCTTATTGCTGGAATGGAAGTAGCTCTAGCTTCAGGTAGAGAGCAGACGGATGTTCATGCGCTGAACCAGTTCCTAGCGCGCACGTCACCAGACTGGATGCAGCTTACGCCTTCACGTCTGCAACAGATATGGGTGGATGAGCAGATGGAACAACGGTTAAGTGGAATGACCGGAATTATGCTAGGCGGGGAAGCACTACCGATGGCTCTGCTGCAACAATTACAAAGTCGATTTCAAGGCAAAATCTTCAACCTTTATGGCCCTACAGAAACCACAGTCTGGTCGCTTGCTCGTGATCTGACACATGCAGATACCGTAGATTTGGGTCAGCCGATTGATAATACAGAACTGTATATTCTTGATCCGTATTTGAATCCGGTTCCGATCGGAGTAGCTGGGGAGCTGCATATCGGAGGAAAAGGGCTTGCACGAGGGTATCACAACTTGGAACAGCTCACTTCCGAGAAGTTTATTGCACATCCCTATAGATCGGGAGGACGTGTCTACAAGACGGGTGACCTAGCCAAATATCGTGCAGACGGACATGTGGAATATTTGGGGAGAGCCGATTATCAGGTGAAAGTTAGGGGCTTCCGCATCGAGCTGCATGAGATCGAGCAGTACATGCACCAGCATGCTGCCGTGGATTCCATGGTGGTCACTGTGAACGAAGCGGTGCCTGGAGACAAACAGCTCGTAGGTTATTTTGTAGTCAAAAGTGGATTGCAGGTTACGGTGTCTGAGCTAAGAGAGTTCGCACGCCAATCACTACCTTACTATATGATCCCGACACTTTGGGTCGAGCTGGAGTCTATGCCGCTCTCGCCAAGTGGCAAAATTAATCGTAAAGCATTGCCGGAACCTGATGACTCTCATGTTACGCCTTCGAATGATTATGTTGAACCAACCACAGATTTGGAGGCAATGCTATGCCAGATATGTGCTAATGTGCTGTCACTGGAACAAGTGGGAATCCATGATCACTTTTTTGAGATCGGCGGACATTCGTTGAAGCTTACACAATTCCTGTTCCAGGTAGAGCAGGCTTGCCATATCTCGATTCCGCTGGGTGATATTTTTGACCATCCTACCGTCCATGAACTGGCAACATATATCGAGGAAACGCACCCTGACTGGCAATTGACGTCAAAACCGCTCACAGCAATTCAACGCGAGGAAACTGCGGATATCGTTGTGGATGCATTAACCGAGAAGGAAGTCGAGGAATTACTCGCAGCTCTATTAGAGGAGGATCAGCATCTTGGATAA